The genomic window TCGAGAAGGGCATGATCCTGGTCGCTGCCGAACTTGCGCAGCTGGACGGCTGGGTGCGCCTGCACGCCCTGCCCGACGCCCGCCAGCGCGCGGTGCTGGCCAGCTGGCCCGGCGCCAACACCTGGATCCTGCCCGCCGGGCCCCGTGCGCAGCCCTGGGTCACCGGCGAACACAGCGGCATCGCCGTGCGGATCAGTGCCCATCCGCTGGTAGCGGCACTGTGCCGCGCCTGGGGTGGCCCGCTGGTGTCCACCAGCGCCAACCTGGCCGGCGAGCCCCCCGCCCGCAGCCGCAACGAGCTGGACCCGCGCCTGCTGCGCCTGCTCGACGGCATCCTCGATGGGCAGACCGGCGGCCTGGCCCAGCCGACGCCGATCCGCGACGCGCTCAGTGGCAACGTCCTGCGCTCCTGACCGGCCGATTGCGCCAGCGTCGCCAATCGCGCACGCTGCCCGCATGACCCTGCTGCGCCCCGCCCTGTGCCTGGCCCTGATCCTGCCGTTGCCGGCGCTGGCGGCCGACGAGGTGCGGGTCTACCGCTGCGTTGGCAGTTCCGGTGCGGTCGCCCTGCAGGACAAGCCCTGCACCGCCGGGCGGCAGGAAGTGCGCGACCTGCAACGACCACGCGATCCGCCACCGCGCGCTGCCAGCACCCGCCCAGCGCCGCCT from Stenotrophomonas sp. 704A1 includes these protein-coding regions:
- a CDS encoding Sua5/YciO/YrdC/YwlC family protein, with product MKAHAGPVAAMKELTLDSAVATLRTGGVIAYPTEAVWGLGCDPAHETAVHMVLRLKQRPIEKGMILVAAELAQLDGWVRLHALPDARQRAVLASWPGANTWILPAGPRAQPWVTGEHSGIAVRISAHPLVAALCRAWGGPLVSTSANLAGEPPARSRNELDPRLLRLLDGILDGQTGGLAQPTPIRDALSGNVLRS